DNA from Sulfurimonas xiamenensis:
TATATCCCTATAATAGCCAAGGTTATAACTTTTTGATATCTAATATCACTACAAAAACAAAGGGAGCGGGTGCATTGAAAAGATGGATGATGTATCTTCGCTGGATGGTAAGAGCTGACGCAATAGATATGGGATTATGGAGAGGAATTGACAGGGCTGATTTAATTGTGCCGCTTGACACACATACTTTTACCGTTTCTAAAAAGCTTGGTCTGCTAAAGAGAAAAAGTTATGATTTACAGGCAGCTATAGAATTGACTCTTAAACTTAAAACTTTTGATAATAGTGACCCTCTAAAATATGATTTTGCACTTTATAGAATAGGACAGGAAAAATTATTATTTAAATAAATATCCGGCTGATTATAGTGATTTGTTCATTAGTTTGATATAATCACTTACTATTTTTTAAAGGATATAAAATGGAGTGTGAATTTCCAACAATTAATTCAAATAAAGAAGAGATAAAAGATATTTTTGATATCACTAAAACTATTGCTGTTGTGGGTTTGTCGCCTGATGAAAGTAAAGATAGCCATAAAGTTGCAAAATATTTGCAAGAGCAAGGTTTTAAAATAGTTCCTATTTATCCGAAAGAGGAGACTATTCTCGGTGAAAAGGTGTACCGTTCACTTTTAGAAATTCCTTTTAAAGTTGATATGGTAGATATTTTTAGAAAACCAAGCGTACTTGACGCAGTTGCAGATGCATGCATTGAGAGAGGCGATATTAAGGTTTTTTGGGCTCAAAAAGGGATTGTAAATAATGAAGCGGCTGCTAAAGCAAAGGCTGCGGGAATAAAAGTTGTTCAAAATATGTGCACAATGGTAGAACATAAATTTTTATAAAGGAGTTGTAGTTGTTTGATGTAAAAAAGATTTATGAGGCGAGAGAGCGAATAAAAGAGATTGCAGTTGATACACCTTTCTCATATGCACCGCATCTTAGTCAAAGCAGCGGTTGTAATGTTTATCTTAAGAAAGAAAATCTCCAAATTACAGGTGCATTTAAGATTCGAGGTGCATACAATAAAGTTGCATCATTAAGCGATGAACAAAAAGCATGTGGTGTTATAGCCGCAAGCGCAGGAAATCACGCTCAAGGAGTTGCACTCTCAGCTTCTAAATTTGGCATAAAAGCCGTAATCGTTATGCCGGAATCTACACCGCTTACAAAAATAAACGGTGTTAAGAATTATGGTGCAGAAGTTATTTTACATGGAACTAACTATGATGAAGCATATGCTTATGCTATAGAGCATGGCAAAAAAAATTCATTAACTTTTATACATCCGTTTGAAGATGAATATGTCATAGCAGGACAGGGAACATTGGCACTGGATATCTTGGATAAGTGCAAAGACTTGGATGCAGTTGTTATTCCTGTAGGCGGAGGCGGACTTATATCTGGAATGGCAGCGGCATTTAAAAGTATAAACCCCAAGATAGAAGTTATTGGGGTAAGCGCAAAAGGAGCGCCTGCGCTTAAAAATTCATTTGAGCTTAAAAAACCTATAGATAGTTTAAGCGTGCGAACAATAGCAGACGGTATTGCAGTTCGTGACACATCTCCTATAACCTTAGCTTATATGTTAGAGACTGTAGACAGGTTTATCAGTGTTGATGATGAAGAGATAGCAAGCGCAATTCTTTTTTTACTTGAAAAACAAAAATTGGTGGTTGAGGGAGCTGGAGCCGTCGGTGTTGCTGCACTTCTTCATGATAAACTTGAAGATTTAAAAAATAAAAATGTAGCTATTGTTCTAAGTGGCGGAAATATGGATGTTACACTTTTGTCTGTAATTATAGAAAAAGGTTTATTGAAATCAGGCAGAAAAATGAAATTTACAGTAACGCTTGTCGATAAGCCCGGCTCTTTGATGCGTTTTACTCAAATACTTCAAGAGTTAAATGCAAATATCGTTCATATAGCATATGACAGAACATCTATTTCGCTTGATTATGGTGATGCGAATGTAACGGTACATGTCGAAACTAAAGGTGAAGAGCATCAGCAAACTATTTATAAAGTATTAAAAGAAGAGAATTATATTAGAGGCGAGTAAATTGTTTGTAATAATAATTAAATAGATATTAAATTAAAAATTAAACCAAATTTTAACTTTCAATATAGTTCACTTTATATATAATTAGCGAATTTTTTACAATAGGAGACTTTTCATGCAGATAAGTGGCGCACAGATGGTCATTGAAGCTTTAATTGCAGAGGGTGTAGACAAAATATTTGGCTATCCCGGCGGAGCAATTATGAATGTCTACGATGAGATTTATAAACAAAATAATTTTGAACATATTTTAACAAGACATGAACAAGCTGCAATCCATGCTGCTGAAGGTTATTCAAAGGCAAGTGGAAAAGTAGGTGTTGCCATGATAACAAGTGGTCCTGGATTTACAAATGCCGTAACTGGACTTGCAGATGCATACATGGATTCAATTCCGCTTGTGGTAATTAGTGGTCAAGTTCCTATGAGTCTTATCGGAACAGATGCATTTCAAGAGATTGATGCTGTTGGAATAAGTCGTTCATGTACAAAACACAACTATCTTGTAACAGACGCAAAAGAGCTCCCGCGCATACTTAAAGAGGCTTTTTACATCGCAGCGAGCGGTCGTCCGGGTCCTGTTCATGTAGATATACCAAAAGATGTAACAGCGCAGATGGCAGATTTTGATTATTCGATTGAACTTGATTTAGAGACATATAAACCAAATGTCAAAGGAAATCCTCGTCAAATCAAAAAAGCTATGGAAGCTATAGCAAAATCGAAGAGACCTCTTTTTTATTTGGGCGGCGGTGTTATAAACTCCAATGCTGCTTATGAAGTAAGAGAGCTGATTCATACAACAGGGATTCCTGCTGTTGAGACATTTATGGCAAGAGGAACTCTTAGTCACGATGATGAATTTTTAATCTCTATGCTTGGTATGCACGGCTCATATGCTGCGAATATGGCTATGAGTGAAACAGATTTAGTAATAGCTCTTGGTGCTAGATTTGATGACCGTGTAACAGGTAAACTTTCAGAGTTTGCTAAAAATGCCGGTGTTATTCATGTGGATATAGATCCTGCTAGTATTTCAAAGCTTGTAAATGCTGACTATCCAATAGTGGGTGATGTTAAAAATGTTGTTGGTGAAATGTTAAAATTGTCATCCAGTGTTAATCCTGCAAAATATACAGCATGGAGAGATACTATAAATAATTTTAATGAACTTCATCCGTTGGCGTATCATGAAGATACAGATAGATTGAAGCCTCAATGGGTTATACAGAGAGTAGGGGAACTTTTAGGAGATAGTGCGAATATCTCAACGGATGTTGGACAACATCAAATGTGGACAGCGCAATTTTATCCTTTTACTCGTCCTCGTCAGTTTATAAGTTCAGGCGGACTTGGAACTATGGGATTTGGTTTTCCTGCAGCTATGGGTGTTAAAGCAGCATCACCTGATAAAATAAGTATAAATTTTACAGGAGATGGTTCAATTTTGATGAATTGTCAAGAGTTAATGACTGCAGTTGAGAAAAAACTGCCGGTTATTAATATTATATTAAATAATAATTATCTTGGAATGGTTCGTCAGTGGCAGACTCTTTTTTATGATAAAAGACACAGTGAAACTGATTTAAGTGTTCAACCCGATTTTGTAAAGCTTGCAGAAGCATTTGGTGGAATAGGATTTAGAGTCAAAACGAAAGAGGAGTTTGACGCAGCACTTAAAGAAGCAGTTGATAAAAATGTTGTTACATTTATAGATGTTGTTGTAGAGAGATTAGAAAATGTTATGCCGATGGTACCGTCCGGCGGTTCACTGTTTAACATGATGCTATTAGAGAAAAAGGAGAAAAAATAATGGAGAAAAGTGAAAGAAGAGTTATTTCTGTTATTGTTGTAAATGAAGCAAGTGTTTTGTCTCGAATTACAGATCTTTTTTCCGGACGGGGATACAATATTACATCATTGACGGTAGCGCCTATTCCAGAGAGCAAGTATTCAAGACTTACT
Protein-coding regions in this window:
- a CDS encoding CoA-binding protein encodes the protein MECEFPTINSNKEEIKDIFDITKTIAVVGLSPDESKDSHKVAKYLQEQGFKIVPIYPKEETILGEKVYRSLLEIPFKVDMVDIFRKPSVLDAVADACIERGDIKVFWAQKGIVNNEAAAKAKAAGIKVVQNMCTMVEHKFL
- the ilvA gene encoding threonine ammonia-lyase; protein product: MFDVKKIYEARERIKEIAVDTPFSYAPHLSQSSGCNVYLKKENLQITGAFKIRGAYNKVASLSDEQKACGVIAASAGNHAQGVALSASKFGIKAVIVMPESTPLTKINGVKNYGAEVILHGTNYDEAYAYAIEHGKKNSLTFIHPFEDEYVIAGQGTLALDILDKCKDLDAVVIPVGGGGLISGMAAAFKSINPKIEVIGVSAKGAPALKNSFELKKPIDSLSVRTIADGIAVRDTSPITLAYMLETVDRFISVDDEEIASAILFLLEKQKLVVEGAGAVGVAALLHDKLEDLKNKNVAIVLSGGNMDVTLLSVIIEKGLLKSGRKMKFTVTLVDKPGSLMRFTQILQELNANIVHIAYDRTSISLDYGDANVTVHVETKGEEHQQTIYKVLKEENYIRGE
- a CDS encoding acetolactate synthase large subunit translates to MQISGAQMVIEALIAEGVDKIFGYPGGAIMNVYDEIYKQNNFEHILTRHEQAAIHAAEGYSKASGKVGVAMITSGPGFTNAVTGLADAYMDSIPLVVISGQVPMSLIGTDAFQEIDAVGISRSCTKHNYLVTDAKELPRILKEAFYIAASGRPGPVHVDIPKDVTAQMADFDYSIELDLETYKPNVKGNPRQIKKAMEAIAKSKRPLFYLGGGVINSNAAYEVRELIHTTGIPAVETFMARGTLSHDDEFLISMLGMHGSYAANMAMSETDLVIALGARFDDRVTGKLSEFAKNAGVIHVDIDPASISKLVNADYPIVGDVKNVVGEMLKLSSSVNPAKYTAWRDTINNFNELHPLAYHEDTDRLKPQWVIQRVGELLGDSANISTDVGQHQMWTAQFYPFTRPRQFISSGGLGTMGFGFPAAMGVKAASPDKISINFTGDGSILMNCQELMTAVEKKLPVINIILNNNYLGMVRQWQTLFYDKRHSETDLSVQPDFVKLAEAFGGIGFRVKTKEEFDAALKEAVDKNVVTFIDVVVERLENVMPMVPSGGSLFNMMLLEKKEKK